The genomic segment AGGCCCTCACCACCGCCGCTCAGTTTTTTGAACGACATCTGACCGTCGTACGCGACCATCGAGCCGTTCTTCGCCTTCACGGCGTCCCCGGTCATGTCGACGGCCAGCACTTTGCTGCCTTGAAGTCGGAACATTGCCACGCGGTGACGGTAACCGCCCGATGGCGGACAGGACAGGGCCCAGAGGTGGATCTCGACCCTGAAGGGACCCTAGGGGACGTCGTGAGATTGACGGATGCCAGAATGGACGGCGCTTGTGCTTCCGTTCACAAAGATCGACCCGCGACGCGACGACTCGCCCCGCCGACCCCACCGAAGGTGACCCGTGGACATAAAGACCGCCTCCGCCCTGCGCCGCCTGCGCCTCGTCTCCGCCCCCGAGGCCGTCTCCTTCCTGCTGCTGCTCGTCTGCTCGGTGCTGAAGCGCACCACGGAGTTCAACGCGGTGCCGGTGATGGGCTGGGTCCACGCCATCCTCTTCATCCTGTACCTGGTCTTCTGGGCCGACGCCTGGAACCGCACCAAGTGGCCCCTGAAGACCGCCGCGCTCTACTTCGCCCTCTCCGTCCTGCCCACCGGCGGCTTCTTCGCCGACCGCAGGCTCCGCCGCGAGGCCGAGAACGCGGTCCACGCGGCGATCGCCACCCGCGCCGACGAGGAAGGCGCGGTGAAAGCGTGATCGTCGCCTTCTCCGTGACCCCCCTCGGCGTCGGCGAGGACGTGGGGGAGTACGTCGCCGAGGCCGTACGGGTCGTCCGCGCGTCGGGCCTGCCGAACCGGACCGACGCGATGTTCACCTCGATCGAGGGTGAGTGGGACGAGGTGATGGACGTCGTGCGCCGCGCCGTCGCCGCCGTCGAGGAGCGCGCGCCCCGCGTCTCCCTCGTCCTCAAGGCCGACATCAGGCCCGGCGTCACGGACGGCCTGACGTCGAAGGTGGAGACGGTGGAGCGCCACCTGTCCGCGTAGCCCGGTAGCCCAGTAGCCCGTACCGCCGCTTGGTGAACCCCGGTCCTGCTTGGTGAACCCCGGTCCTGCTTGGTGAACCCCGGTCCTGCTTCGTGACCCCGGTCCTTCTGGGCCGGGGTTTTCTCGTGCCGCACTGTTTGAGCGATCGCTCAAATCGGTGTACGGTCTTGTCCAGTCGCTTGAGCAGTCGCTCAAAAAACGCGCTGAACTGGGGGAACAGGATGGGGCTCTACATAGAGGCACGTATACGGGCCGACCTCGACGAGCTGTGGGCGCGCACCCAGGACCCGGCCTCCCATCAGCGCTGGGACCTGCGCTTCACCGAGATCGACCACCTCCCGCGCGCGGAGGGCGAACCGCAGCGCTTCCGGTACGCCACCCGCGTGCTCCCCGGCCTGACGGTCGCCGGGACGGGAGT from the Streptomyces sp. NBC_00310 genome contains:
- a CDS encoding DUF3817 domain-containing protein — translated: MDIKTASALRRLRLVSAPEAVSFLLLLVCSVLKRTTEFNAVPVMGWVHAILFILYLVFWADAWNRTKWPLKTAALYFALSVLPTGGFFADRRLRREAENAVHAAIATRADEEGAVKA
- a CDS encoding MTH1187 family thiamine-binding protein, translating into MIVAFSVTPLGVGEDVGEYVAEAVRVVRASGLPNRTDAMFTSIEGEWDEVMDVVRRAVAAVEERAPRVSLVLKADIRPGVTDGLTSKVETVERHLSA